From a region of the Streptomyces caniferus genome:
- a CDS encoding GatB/YqeY domain-containing protein: MTTLKSKLQDDLTIAIKARDELRSSTLRLTLTAIQKEEVAGTEARELSDGEVEKIIAREAKKRREAADAFEKGGRGESAERERAEGEVLADYLPKQLSDDELEQLVAAAVAEAKGAGAEGPRAMGAVMKIVNPQVAGRAEGGRVAAVVKKLLAG; the protein is encoded by the coding sequence ATGACCACGCTCAAGTCCAAGCTGCAGGACGACCTCACCATCGCGATCAAGGCGCGCGACGAGCTGCGTTCCTCCACCCTCCGTCTCACGCTGACCGCGATCCAGAAGGAGGAGGTCGCGGGCACCGAGGCGCGCGAGCTGTCCGACGGCGAGGTCGAGAAGATCATCGCGCGGGAGGCGAAGAAGCGCCGGGAGGCCGCGGACGCCTTCGAGAAGGGCGGCCGGGGCGAGTCGGCGGAGCGGGAGCGCGCCGAGGGCGAGGTGCTCGCCGACTATCTGCCCAAGCAGCTGTCCGACGATGAGCTGGAGCAGCTCGTCGCGGCGGCCGTGGCGGAGGCCAAGGGTGCCGGCGCCGAGGGGCCGCGGGCGATGGGCGCCGTGATGAAGATCGTCAACCCGCAGGTGGCGGGCCGTGCCGAGGGCGGCCGGGTGGCCGCGGTGGTGAAGAAGCTGCTCGCCGGCTGA
- a CDS encoding transglycosylase domain-containing protein produces the protein MPKKRDGGGLSKTQQAAKFLGVSVLAGAVLAGLALPAAGALGLTAKGSVEGFDDIPANLKTPPLSQRTRILDAKGGEIAKVYSRDRTVVGLKDMSPYIQKAIVAIEDARFYQHGAIDLKGILRALNKNAQSGAVSQGASTLTQQYVKNVFIEEAGDNPDKVAQATQQTLGRKVKELKYAIQVEKELGKRKILQNYLNITFFGQQAYGIEAAAQRYFSKHAKDLNLGESALLAGIVQSPSRYDPVNDPQEATRRRNTVLQRMADMKDVTQAQADAAAKKPIKLAVSRPKNGCITATDGAGFFCDYIRTVFLHDKSFGKNRKARLKRWDEGGMTIRTTLDPQTQKSVQASLKDHVYDDDPVASAATIVEPGTGKILGMGQSRPYGFRENETVINLSVNHDKGGGAGYLPGSTFKPVVAAAALEQGTNPEQEYPSPYRMPYPSPVQTCEGEWRGSGSENVENENKEEVGPYSMKEATAKSVNTYFVQLISDIGVCPVVDMAQKMGIERADGKPLQQVPSMTLGTQEMSPLTMAAGYATFAAGGRYCSPVAIESITDARGRALKVPQTSCRTAMSKKTADTINTLLKGVVEDGTGKEAGLKGRDSAGKTGTTDSRYAAWFVGYTPNAAGAVWVGDPQHKRKMYNITIGGVPHDKVYGADTPGPIWRDAMSGALADRPAPTLPTVPIDDPAKDKNQGDEGDKGRGKHKPGRGHGGGNKPGGGWSIPGFPDILGGGNGGW, from the coding sequence ATGCCTAAGAAGCGCGATGGCGGGGGTCTGTCCAAGACTCAGCAGGCCGCCAAGTTCCTCGGTGTCAGCGTCCTGGCCGGAGCGGTGCTCGCCGGCCTCGCGCTCCCGGCGGCCGGGGCGCTGGGCCTGACCGCCAAGGGATCGGTCGAGGGCTTCGACGACATCCCGGCGAACCTCAAGACACCGCCGCTCAGTCAGCGGACCCGGATTCTGGACGCCAAGGGCGGCGAGATCGCCAAGGTCTACTCCCGTGACCGCACGGTCGTCGGCCTCAAGGACATGTCCCCGTACATCCAGAAGGCGATCGTCGCGATCGAGGACGCGCGCTTCTATCAGCACGGTGCCATCGACCTGAAGGGGATCCTGCGGGCGCTCAACAAGAACGCCCAGTCGGGCGCCGTCTCCCAGGGCGCCTCGACGCTGACCCAGCAGTACGTGAAGAACGTCTTCATCGAGGAGGCGGGCGACAACCCCGACAAGGTTGCGCAGGCCACCCAGCAGACCCTCGGCCGCAAGGTCAAGGAGCTCAAGTACGCGATCCAGGTCGAGAAAGAGCTCGGCAAGCGGAAGATCCTGCAGAACTACCTCAACATCACGTTCTTCGGGCAGCAGGCCTACGGCATCGAGGCGGCCGCCCAGCGCTACTTCAGCAAGCACGCCAAGGACCTGAACCTCGGGGAGTCGGCGCTGCTGGCGGGCATCGTCCAGTCGCCCAGCCGGTACGACCCGGTCAACGACCCGCAGGAGGCCACGCGGCGGCGCAACACCGTGCTGCAGCGGATGGCCGACATGAAGGACGTCACCCAGGCGCAGGCCGACGCGGCCGCCAAGAAGCCGATCAAGCTGGCGGTCAGCCGCCCCAAGAACGGCTGCATCACCGCCACCGACGGCGCCGGCTTCTTCTGCGACTACATCCGCACGGTCTTCCTGCACGACAAGTCGTTCGGCAAGAACCGGAAGGCCCGACTGAAGCGCTGGGACGAGGGCGGCATGACCATCCGCACCACCCTCGATCCGCAGACCCAGAAGTCCGTGCAGGCATCGCTCAAGGACCATGTCTACGACGACGACCCGGTCGCCTCCGCGGCCACCATCGTCGAACCGGGCACCGGAAAGATCCTCGGCATGGGCCAGTCGCGCCCGTACGGCTTCCGTGAGAACGAGACCGTGATCAACCTCTCGGTGAACCACGACAAGGGCGGCGGCGCCGGCTACCTGCCCGGTTCGACCTTCAAACCGGTGGTCGCGGCCGCCGCGCTGGAGCAGGGCACGAACCCGGAGCAGGAGTACCCGTCGCCGTACCGGATGCCGTACCCCAGCCCCGTCCAGACCTGCGAGGGCGAATGGCGGGGCAGCGGCTCCGAGAACGTCGAGAACGAGAACAAGGAAGAGGTCGGCCCGTACTCCATGAAGGAGGCGACCGCGAAATCGGTCAACACCTACTTCGTGCAGCTGATCAGCGACATCGGGGTCTGCCCCGTGGTCGACATGGCGCAGAAGATGGGCATCGAGCGGGCGGACGGCAAGCCGCTGCAGCAGGTCCCGTCGATGACGCTCGGCACCCAGGAGATGTCGCCTCTCACGATGGCGGCCGGGTACGCCACCTTCGCCGCCGGCGGCCGGTACTGCTCGCCGGTGGCCATCGAGTCGATCACCGACGCCCGCGGCCGGGCACTGAAGGTGCCGCAGACCAGCTGCCGCACCGCCATGTCCAAGAAGACCGCGGACACGATCAACACCCTGCTCAAGGGCGTGGTCGAGGACGGCACCGGCAAGGAGGCCGGGCTCAAGGGCCGCGACAGCGCGGGCAAGACCGGTACCACCGACAGCCGCTACGCCGCCTGGTTCGTCGGCTACACGCCCAACGCGGCCGGCGCGGTCTGGGTCGGTGACCCGCAGCACAAGCGCAAGATGTACAACATCACCATCGGCGGCGTGCCCCACGACAAGGTCTACGGCGCCGACACCCCCGGTCCCATCTGGCGCGACGCCATGTCCGGCGCGCTGGCCGACCGGCCCGCGCCCACCCTGCCCACCGTCCCGATCGACGATCCCGCCAAGGACAAGAACCAGGGCGACGAGGGCGACAAGGGCCGCGGCAAGCACAAGCCCGGCCGGGGCCACGGCGGCGGCAACAAGCCGGGCGGCGGCTGGAGCATTCCCGGCTTCCCCGACATTCTGGGCGGCGGCAACGGCGGCTGGTGA
- a CDS encoding WhiB family transcriptional regulator yields the protein MSWVTDWSAQAACRTTDPDELFVQGAAQNRAKAVCTGCPVRTECLADALDNRVEFGVWGGMTERERRALLRRRPTVTSWRRLLETARTEYERSTGILPLDCEDEIFDEYAAVG from the coding sequence ATGAGCTGGGTAACCGACTGGAGTGCACAGGCAGCCTGCCGCACTACCGATCCGGATGAACTGTTCGTACAAGGGGCGGCGCAGAACCGCGCCAAGGCGGTGTGCACCGGGTGTCCGGTACGCACGGAATGCCTGGCCGATGCCCTGGACAACCGGGTGGAGTTCGGCGTGTGGGGCGGGATGACGGAGCGCGAGCGGAGGGCGTTGCTGCGCCGCCGCCCGACGGTGACGTCATGGCGCCGGCTGTTGGAGACCGCGCGCACGGAATACGAGCGCAGCACGGGCATCCTGCCGCTGGACTGCGAGGACGAGATCTTCGACGAGTACGCAGCGGTCGGGTAG
- a CDS encoding ArsA family ATPase, giving the protein MTSDNTTLDASAPRLEVDALIDDPHTRIVVCCGSGGVGKTTTAAALGVRAAERGRKVVVLTIDPARRLAQSMGISELDNVPRQVKDVDESAGGELHAMMLDMKRTFDEIVEGHADADRSRAILENPFYQSLSAGFAGTQEYMAMEKLGQLRANDEWDLIVVDTPPSRSALDFLDAPKRLGSFLDGKFIRVLMAPAKVGGRAGMKFLNVGMSMMTGTLSKLMGGQLLRDVQTFVAAMDTMFGGFRTRADATYRLLQAPGTAFLVVAAPERDALREAAYFVERLAAEQMPLAGLVLNRVHGSGAAQLSAERALAAAEALTDRMAEDTRADTAADTATDTGAVPAAADDPAPGSAEEADRAPGRAENNLETTGIVDLDGGKAGPRTAGGLSPAAAAEQVTPTSASAAQLAAGLLRLHAERMQVLARERRTRDRFTALHPEVPVTEVAALPGDVHDLAGLRAIGDRLALNPTDSDGPEGYGTPKGSDD; this is encoded by the coding sequence ATGACCTCGGACAACACGACGCTGGACGCCTCGGCCCCGCGGCTCGAGGTCGATGCGCTGATCGACGATCCGCACACCCGCATCGTGGTGTGCTGCGGCTCCGGCGGCGTCGGCAAGACCACGACCGCCGCGGCCCTGGGCGTACGCGCCGCCGAGCGCGGCCGCAAGGTCGTCGTGCTGACCATCGACCCCGCGCGGCGGCTGGCGCAGTCCATGGGCATCTCCGAGCTCGACAACGTCCCGCGCCAGGTCAAGGACGTCGACGAGTCCGCGGGCGGCGAACTGCACGCGATGATGCTGGACATGAAGCGCACCTTCGACGAGATCGTCGAGGGCCATGCGGACGCCGACCGGTCCCGCGCCATCCTGGAGAACCCCTTCTACCAGTCCCTGTCGGCCGGTTTCGCGGGCACACAGGAGTACATGGCCATGGAGAAGCTCGGCCAGCTCCGCGCGAACGACGAGTGGGACCTGATCGTCGTCGACACCCCGCCGAGCCGCTCCGCGCTCGACTTCCTGGACGCGCCCAAGCGCCTCGGCTCCTTCCTGGACGGCAAGTTCATCCGGGTGCTGATGGCGCCGGCGAAGGTCGGCGGCCGGGCCGGCATGAAGTTCCTCAATGTCGGCATGTCGATGATGACCGGCACCCTCAGCAAGCTCATGGGCGGTCAACTGCTGCGCGATGTGCAGACCTTCGTGGCCGCGATGGACACCATGTTCGGCGGCTTCCGCACCCGCGCCGACGCCACCTACCGCCTGCTGCAGGCGCCCGGCACGGCGTTCCTCGTGGTGGCCGCGCCGGAGCGGGACGCGCTGCGCGAGGCGGCCTACTTCGTCGAGCGGCTGGCCGCCGAGCAGATGCCGCTCGCCGGTCTCGTGCTGAACCGGGTGCACGGCAGCGGCGCCGCCCAACTGAGCGCCGAGCGCGCCCTGGCCGCCGCCGAGGCCCTGACCGACCGCATGGCGGAGGACACCCGCGCGGACACGGCTGCGGACACCGCGACGGACACCGGCGCCGTCCCGGCCGCGGCGGACGACCCCGCCCCCGGCTCCGCCGAGGAGGCCGACCGGGCCCCCGGCCGCGCAGAAAATAATCTTGAAACAACCGGCATTGTGGATCTCGACGGCGGGAAGGCTGGACCACGTACCGCCGGCGGCCTCTCCCCCGCCGCTGCGGCGGAGCAAGTGACACCCACGTCAGCCTCAGCGGCACAACTGGCCGCCGGACTGCTACGGCTGCACGCGGAACGCATGCAGGTCCTCGCACGCGAACGTCGTACGCGGGACCGCTTCACCGCGCTGCATCCCGAGGTTCCGGTGACAGAGGTCGCCGCGCTGCCCGGCGATGTCCACGACCTCGCGGGACTGCGTGCCATCGGCGACCGCCTGGCGCTGAACCCCACGGACTCCGACGGCCCCGAGGGCTACGGCACCCCCAAGGGCTCCGACGACTGA
- a CDS encoding ArsA-related P-loop ATPase: MSRLHVVSGKGGTGKTTVAAALALALATEGRRTLLVEVEGRQGIAQLFETEALPYEERKIAVGPASEGASPWGSPRTEAAGEPSRGGGGRRAGGEVHALAIDAERALLDYLQMFYKLGSAGRALKKLGAIDFATTIAPGLRDVLLTGKACEAVRRKDKSGKFVYDAVVMDAPPTGRITRFLNVNDEVAGLAKIGPIHNQAQAVMRVLKSPETAVHLVTLLEEMPVQETADGVAELRAAGIPVGGVVINMTRPALLDNGDLDIAARGARTGVAKALSEAGLGGARRGGLADRLIDPLLEQAREHAERVELERAEYAELSAIGLPTYELELLPEGVDLAGLYHLARDLRKQGPI; encoded by the coding sequence GTGAGCAGGCTCCATGTCGTCAGCGGCAAGGGCGGCACCGGCAAGACCACGGTCGCCGCCGCCCTCGCCCTGGCCCTGGCCACCGAGGGGCGCCGTACCCTCCTGGTCGAGGTCGAGGGCCGGCAGGGCATTGCCCAATTGTTCGAAACGGAAGCGCTTCCCTACGAGGAACGCAAGATCGCGGTGGGTCCGGCGTCGGAAGGTGCGTCGCCGTGGGGCTCCCCCCGGACGGAGGCCGCGGGCGAGCCCTCCCGGGGCGGTGGCGGAAGACGGGCGGGCGGTGAGGTCCACGCCCTGGCCATCGACGCCGAACGCGCCCTTCTGGACTACCTCCAGATGTTCTACAAACTCGGCAGCGCGGGCCGGGCGCTCAAGAAGCTCGGGGCGATCGACTTCGCCACGACCATCGCGCCGGGCCTGCGGGACGTCCTGCTGACCGGCAAGGCGTGCGAAGCGGTGCGCCGCAAGGACAAGAGCGGGAAGTTCGTCTACGACGCGGTCGTGATGGACGCCCCGCCGACGGGCCGCATCACCCGCTTCCTGAACGTCAACGACGAGGTCGCCGGCCTCGCGAAGATCGGCCCGATCCACAATCAGGCGCAGGCCGTGATGCGGGTCCTGAAGTCTCCCGAGACCGCGGTGCACCTCGTGACGCTCCTGGAGGAGATGCCGGTCCAGGAGACCGCGGACGGCGTCGCCGAGCTGCGCGCCGCCGGCATCCCCGTGGGCGGCGTCGTGATCAACATGACCCGCCCGGCGCTGCTGGACAACGGCGACCTCGACATCGCCGCCCGTGGGGCGCGTACGGGCGTCGCCAAGGCGCTCTCCGAAGCCGGTCTGGGCGGCGCCCGCCGCGGCGGCCTGGCGGACCGGCTGATCGACCCCCTGCTGGAGCAGGCGCGCGAACACGCCGAGCGGGTCGAGCTGGAGCGCGCCGAGTACGCAGAACTCTCCGCAATCGGCCTGCCCACCTACGAGTTGGAGCTGCTCCCCGAGGGAGTGGACCTCGCCGGGCTCTACCACCTGGCGAGAGACCTGCGGAAACAGGGGCCCATATGA
- a CDS encoding DUF4177 domain-containing protein, which yields MTKWEYATVPLLVHATKQILDTWGEDGWELVQVVPGPNNPEQLVAYLKREKA from the coding sequence ATGACCAAGTGGGAATACGCGACCGTGCCGCTCCTCGTGCACGCGACGAAGCAGATTCTGGACACCTGGGGCGAGGACGGCTGGGAGCTCGTCCAGGTCGTGCCGGGCCCGAACAACCCCGAACAGTTGGTGGCCTACCTGAAGCGGGAGAAGGCGTGA
- a CDS encoding RidA family protein has protein sequence MSAAEDKIAALGLKLPQVVPPLATYQPAVRSGAYVYTSGQLPMVDGALPLTGKVGAEVSAEQAKELAATCALNALAAVQSVVGDLDKIQRVVKVVGFVASAPDFTGQPGVLNGASELLGEILGDKGVHARSAVGVAVLPLDAPVEVEIQVEIAE, from the coding sequence GTGAGCGCGGCGGAGGACAAGATCGCGGCACTCGGCCTGAAGCTGCCGCAGGTCGTGCCGCCGCTGGCCACCTACCAGCCCGCGGTGCGCTCCGGCGCCTATGTGTACACCTCCGGCCAGCTGCCGATGGTGGACGGTGCGCTGCCGCTCACCGGCAAGGTCGGTGCCGAGGTCAGCGCGGAGCAGGCCAAGGAACTCGCCGCGACCTGTGCGCTCAACGCGCTGGCCGCCGTGCAGTCCGTCGTCGGCGACCTCGACAAGATCCAGCGGGTCGTGAAGGTCGTCGGTTTCGTGGCCTCCGCGCCCGACTTCACCGGCCAGCCGGGCGTCCTCAACGGCGCCAGCGAGCTGCTGGGCGAGATCCTCGGGGACAAGGGCGTGCACGCCCGGTCCGCCGTGGGCGTGGCGGTGCTGCCGCTGGACGCCCCGGTCGAGGTCGAGATCCAGGTGGAGATCGCCGAATAG
- a CDS encoding NUDIX hydrolase — protein sequence MSSTTNGQWYPPEWPDRIRALANGELTPAEPRRAATVLLLRDAASGGPTVHMLRRRTSMAFAGGAYAYPGGSVDPRDERPVAWAGPSRAQWAVRMGVDPATAQTIVCAAVRETFEESGVLLAGPSAETVVTDTTGEDWEADRAALVAHELSFADFLGRRGLVLRSDLLGAWARWITPEFEPRRYDTWFFVAALPEGQRTLPQGPAASPGPGGTPGASTEADLAVWIRPEEAAAGYDRGELLMMPPTIATLRSLQPYATAADALGAAEAQNLTPVLAQARLVGGEIELSWPGHDEFTKHIAQDDDGAPGDGHSPSDSPSPSGGTPA from the coding sequence ATGTCGTCCACGACCAACGGCCAGTGGTACCCACCGGAGTGGCCGGACCGCATCCGGGCACTTGCGAACGGCGAGCTGACCCCTGCCGAGCCCCGGCGGGCCGCCACCGTCCTGCTGCTGCGGGACGCCGCCTCCGGCGGCCCCACCGTCCACATGCTGCGCAGACGTACCTCCATGGCCTTCGCCGGCGGCGCGTACGCCTATCCGGGCGGCTCCGTCGATCCCCGCGACGAGCGCCCGGTGGCCTGGGCCGGGCCGTCGCGCGCCCAGTGGGCCGTCCGTATGGGCGTCGATCCGGCCACCGCGCAGACCATCGTCTGCGCCGCCGTCCGCGAGACGTTCGAGGAGTCGGGCGTGCTGCTCGCGGGCCCCTCGGCCGAGACGGTCGTCACGGACACCACCGGCGAGGACTGGGAGGCCGACCGCGCGGCCCTCGTCGCCCACGAGCTCTCCTTCGCCGACTTCCTGGGCCGTCGTGGCCTGGTCCTGCGCTCCGACCTGCTCGGTGCCTGGGCCCGCTGGATCACCCCCGAGTTCGAGCCGCGGCGCTACGACACCTGGTTCTTCGTCGCGGCGCTCCCCGAGGGCCAGCGCACCCTCCCCCAAGGACCTGCGGCGAGCCCCGGTCCCGGGGGGACCCCCGGCGCCTCCACCGAGGCGGACCTCGCGGTGTGGATCCGGCCGGAGGAGGCCGCCGCCGGCTACGACCGCGGTGAGCTGCTGATGATGCCGCCGACCATCGCGACCCTGCGCTCGCTCCAGCCGTACGCCACCGCCGCGGACGCGCTGGGCGCGGCGGAGGCCCAGAATCTGACGCCCGTACTGGCGCAGGCCCGCCTCGTGGGCGGCGAGATCGAGCTGAGCTGGCCGGGGCACGACGAGTTCACCAAGCACATCGCGCAGGACGACGACGGTGCCCCCGGGGACGGCCACAGCCCCTCGGACAGCCCCAGCCCCTCGGGAGGGACCCCCGCATGA
- a CDS encoding MBL fold metallo-hydrolase: protein MTDASALPGQPRGGVIAGQATARARCVLAPNPSPMTLDGTNTWILAEPDSDLAVVIDPGPLDESHLRAVIDTAERAGKRIALTLLTHGHPDHSDGAARFAELTRSAVRALDPALRLGGEGLEAGDVITTGGLELRVVPTPGHTADSLSFHLPADRAVLTGDTILGRGTTVVAHPDGRLGDYLDSLRRLRSLTVDDGVSTVLPGHGPVLNDAQGAVEFYLAHRAHRLAQVETAVEAGHRSPAEVVANVYADVDRSLWPAAELSVRAQLDYLGEHGLIES from the coding sequence ATGACCGACGCATCCGCCCTCCCCGGTCAGCCCCGCGGCGGGGTGATCGCCGGACAGGCGACCGCGCGGGCCCGGTGCGTCCTGGCCCCGAACCCGTCGCCGATGACGCTGGACGGCACCAACACCTGGATCCTCGCCGAGCCGGACTCCGATCTCGCCGTCGTCATCGACCCCGGGCCGCTCGACGAGAGCCACCTGCGGGCCGTCATCGACACCGCCGAGCGGGCCGGCAAGCGCATCGCACTGACCTTGCTGACCCACGGTCACCCCGACCACTCCGACGGCGCCGCGCGCTTCGCCGAGCTGACCCGTTCGGCCGTACGGGCGCTGGACCCGGCGCTGCGCCTGGGCGGCGAGGGGCTCGAGGCGGGCGATGTCATCACCACCGGAGGCCTGGAGCTGCGCGTGGTGCCCACCCCGGGCCACACCGCGGACTCGCTCTCCTTCCACCTCCCGGCCGACCGCGCGGTGCTCACCGGCGACACGATCCTGGGGCGCGGCACCACGGTGGTCGCACACCCCGACGGGCGGCTGGGCGACTACCTGGACTCGCTGCGCCGGCTGCGCTCCCTGACGGTCGACGACGGGGTCTCGACGGTCCTCCCCGGCCATGGACCGGTGCTGAACGACGCCCAGGGGGCGGTGGAGTTCTATCTGGCGCACCGGGCGCACCGGCTCGCCCAGGTGGAGACGGCGGTCGAGGCCGGCCACCGTTCACCCGCCGAGGTCGTCGCGAACGTCTATGCCGATGTCGACCGCTCGCTGTGGCCGGCCGCCGAGCTGTCGGTGCGGGCGCAGCTGGACTACCTGGGCGAGCACGGGCTGATCGAGAGCTGA